In the genome of Podarcis raffonei isolate rPodRaf1 chromosome 17, rPodRaf1.pri, whole genome shotgun sequence, one region contains:
- the TMEM205 gene encoding transmembrane protein 205 — MATEGEPSSYVKIIQLFVLSTAWGMQIWVTFIAGFVLFRGVSRHTFGLVQSKLFPFYFYTLLGCTFLNLVIFASYHPRELLSTWDTVQIVSFFIGLVLAASNASWLSQVTTKTMFKMQEIEREHGLGDEVGLSARREAYQLLKEKDAKYQSLRQKFFKFHGLSSLCNLAGVFCTGVNLACLALQLDSL, encoded by the exons ATGGCAACAGAGGGGGAGCCGAGCAGCTATGTCAAAATCATCCAGCTTTTTGTGCTCTCCACTGCCTGGGGGATGCAGATATGGGTTACCTTTATTGCAG GGTTTGTTCTCTTCCGGGGTGTGAGCCGCCATACCTTTGGCCTGGTGCAAAGCAAGCTGTTTCCTTTCTATTTCTACACCCTGCTTGGCTGCACCTTCCTGAACCTGGTCATCTTCGCTTCGTACCACCCGCGGGAGCTTCTCAGCACCTGGGATACAGTCCAG ATTGTGTCCTTTTTTATTGGCCTTGTTTTGGCGGCTTCCAATGCTTCCTGGCTCTCCCAAGTCACCACCAAGACCATGTTCAAGATGCAGGAGATTGAAAGGGAGCATGGCCTCGGGGACGAGGTGGGGCTTTCGGCTCGGCGGGAGGCTTACCAGCTTCTGAAGGAGAAGGATGCCAAGTACCAGAGCCTGCGCCAAAAGTTCTTCAAGTTCCACGGCCTGTCCTCTCTCTGCAACCTGGCTGGCGTCTTCTGCACCGGGGTGAATTTGGCATGCCTAGCACTGCAGCTGGACAGCCTTTAG